The genomic region CGCGAGGAACTGCCGCAAAGCTACGCCATTGATCCTTCCCGTTGTTTCCCTTGGCTTGCCTGAAGAGGGAGTGAAAAAGAGTATGTACAGCTCAGTCATGATGATGAAAATGGCACAGCAGAGGAAAATCTGGTTTACGGCCAGATAGTTGCGAAGCAATGGTCCGAGTATGAATGACAGCATTGCGCCGAATGAAACCATGAAGCTGAGGATTCCCATGGTCTTGGCTCGTTTGTCATCTGGTGCCATTCCTGCTATCCATGAGTAGCCGACACCGATGATGGCTCCACAGCCTTGCAGCATCCTGGAAATGATAAGGGTATAGATTGATGTGGCGACATAGGCAAGCAACAGGCCCGCTACCGTGATAGTAAGGCCGATGAGCAGTATTCTCTTTGTGCCGAACTTGTCGCTCAGCATGCCGAACGGTGTCTGCAGGATGGCTTGCATCAGACCGAATATGCCCAATACCATTCCGGCAAGCATCGGCGTGTAACCAGTCAGTTGCGTACAATAGGTGGCAATGAACGGTGCTACGATGGAAAGTGACATCTGCCGTAGCATGAGGGCCAGGCTGATCATGAAAATGGCTACGTCTGTATGTGTGGAATGTTTCATGTAATGCTCCTGTGTACTATAGAAACTAAAATTGTATTTTTAGTTTCCAACAGGTGAAAATATCTTAGTATTTTTACTTTTCGTCAAGTGTTCGCTAGCCAAAAACAATAAAAATACTATGGCTTGGAGCTCTGGTTCTGTTGTTGCGTTTCTTTGTCGGAACCGGAATGCCTGATGTATTCCCACTCATGGCGCATATGTTGTATGGTAGAGGAAAACCCTGGATTGGAGGAACTTACGTGGATAAAATTCAGATGAAAACCCCTATCGTCGAACTCGATGGCGATGAGATGACAAGGATTCTCTGGAAAATGATCAAGGATGAACTTATCATCCCTTATGTTGATTTGAAGAGCAATTACTATGACCTTGGACTGGTAAACCGGGAAAAGACCAAGGACCAGGTAACCGTCGATGCGGCCAATGCCATCAAGCAGCTTGGAGTAGGTGTCAAATGTGCTACGATTACGCCAAATGAACAGCGTATGAGTGAGTATCACCTGACAGAAAAATATAAAAGTCCCAATGGTACACTCAGGGCTATCTTGGATGGTACGGTTTTCCGTACACCGATTACCATCGATTCCATCAAACCTGTGGTCAGGAATTGGAAGAAACCCATTACCATCGCCAGACATGCCTATGGTGACGTGTACAAGGCGACTGAATACAGGGTAGAGGAACCTGGCAAGGCTGAACTGCTGTTTACCGGGGAAAGTGGCAAGACGGTGCGCAAGACCATCTATGAATTCGAGTGTCCCGGAGTGCTTCAGGCACAGTACAACAAGGACAATTCAATAACCAGCTTTGCCCATAGTTGTTTCAAGTTTGCTCTTGCCACGCATCAGGATCTATGGTTTTCAAGCAAGGATACGATCAGCAAAAGCTATGACCAGCGTTTCAGACAGATTTTCCAGGACCTGTACGAAGACACATACAAGCAGAAATTCGAAGAAGCTGGCCTGACATATTTCTATACGCTTATCGATGATGCCGTTGCCAGGGTCATCCGCAGCGAAGGTGGGTTCATCTGGGCCTGCAAGAACTACGATGGGGACGTCATGTCCGATATGGTTTCCACAGCTTTCGGTTCCTTGGCCATGATGACAAGCGTACTTGTTTCTCCGGATGGAAAGTACGAGTATGAGGCAGCTCACGGTACGGTAACCAGGCATTACTATCGGTATCTGAAAGGCGAAGATACTTCAACAAATCCTATGGCAACCATCTATGCTTGGACGGGAGCACTGAAGAAGCGTGGAGAACTCGATGGCTTGCATGATCTTTCACAGTTTGCAGATCAGCTGGAAGCTGCCTGCATGCAGACGCTTGACGATGGGATAATGACGAAGGACCTTGCTCATTTGGCAGAAGGTATCAAGGTGACCGCAGTCAATACGGCCCAGTTCATCAGTGCGATCAGAAAGCATCTGGATGCCATCAGAGGCTAAGAAAACATGGTCGGATTGACCGGATAGTCTTGCTGTCCGGTCAGAGACCGAGATCCTGTGCCTTTTGGGCAACGAGAGGATATTTCGCATATGCCATTACCAACTGTACAGGAGCTTCCAGGTTACCGTGGTTGTCTGAGGCAAAGACATCAATAAGGTCCCTGTCAAGGTATTCCTTGGTTTTCGGCAGATTGATGTCTTCTGCATTGCATTGGAAAATTACGCCCATGTCCTGGAGCTGCTTGAAAAGGTCTCCGTTCCATGTCAGCCATGGAAAACGTTCTACATGTGCGATGATTACCCTGTATCCTTTGTCTTGGACCATCTTGATTTTCTGTATGATGAAATTAGGTGGGAACAATACCGGAAATTCTATGAGATAGAATTGATTTCCGATAGGAATGCCTTGGATATCCTTTTCACTGTCCTTGACGAATATTTCAGAACCCAAGTAGCAGGTGATGCCTAAGTCTTCCGCAATGGCCTTGCAGTTTTCATAGGTATGCATGATGTTCGGTATATCTGTGTGTACGTATGGATTGAACAGATGCGGGGTAAATACCAATGAGGTAATGAAGCATTGGGCATATGCCCGAAACATCTTTGGCAGCAGGCTTTCGTCTTTCAGACCATCATCAATGCCGGGAAGCAGGTGTGTGTGGATATCAATGTACATGCTCCTATAATACCTTTTCTCATTATTTTGTACATGGCTTGTTTTTTGCTTTTAGATGAGTGCTTTTGACAATTCAATCAGTTAGTCTGAAAAATTCAATGCCATTTTCTGTTTCGGTGATGAGATAGTATGCAGGCTGCTGACTCCTGTGAGTCCTGACAAAGTCCTTCACAGCCATCTTGTCCAGCAAGGCAAGTTCATTTGGATCGTAGCGGAGGCTTACTTCAGGTTCTTCCTTGCAGTCCATCAGATAGTCGATGCCTTGATGGAGTTCGACAAAGGAGATGACAGCATCCTCAATCTCTGTGTCTTTGCAGTCCTTCAGCAATTGTCTGATGAATAGTTCCTGCTGTCCATAGATATCTTCCTCTTTGTTCCTGTGTTCAATGAACAGTGCAAACTCCTTGAACAGTTGGCTTGCCGTGAGTCCCGTGGCTTCAAGGACCGTGTGGAGGAACATGGAAGCCCCTCCTTTTGTGTAGAATTCATCACATCCGTGCTTGATTACCATGGCTTCCTGTAACTCGGCAGGACTCAATGTCGATGTACAACGGATAGTGTACGTATCGTCATCACTGACTTCAAGGCCAAGTTTTGCTGCCTCATGCGCCAGTTTTGTCCCGGGCAGGAGGGAAAGCGGAAATATGTCCAGGTTGCTTGGTTGCAGA from Spirochaetia bacterium harbors:
- a CDS encoding NADP-dependent isocitrate dehydrogenase; translation: MDKIQMKTPIVELDGDEMTRILWKMIKDELIIPYVDLKSNYYDLGLVNREKTKDQVTVDAANAIKQLGVGVKCATITPNEQRMSEYHLTEKYKSPNGTLRAILDGTVFRTPITIDSIKPVVRNWKKPITIARHAYGDVYKATEYRVEEPGKAELLFTGESGKTVRKTIYEFECPGVLQAQYNKDNSITSFAHSCFKFALATHQDLWFSSKDTISKSYDQRFRQIFQDLYEDTYKQKFEEAGLTYFYTLIDDAVARVIRSEGGFIWACKNYDGDVMSDMVSTAFGSLAMMTSVLVSPDGKYEYEAAHGTVTRHYYRYLKGEDTSTNPMATIYAWTGALKKRGELDGLHDLSQFADQLEAACMQTLDDGIMTKDLAHLAEGIKVTAVNTAQFISAIRKHLDAIRG
- a CDS encoding MFS transporter, producing MKHSTHTDVAIFMISLALMLRQMSLSIVAPFIATYCTQLTGYTPMLAGMVLGIFGLMQAILQTPFGMLSDKFGTKRILLIGLTITVAGLLLAYVATSIYTLIISRMLQGCGAIIGVGYSWIAGMAPDDKRAKTMGILSFMVSFGAMLSFILGPLLRNYLAVNQIFLCCAIFIIMTELYILFFTPSSGKPRETTGRINGVALRQFLADRPFMRLCSAAFINNFMLTSILFIVPMHLQGLLKETQLWIVFIPALAVAILMIRLTVQAVNKGFSYRMMGFSFLLDTIGILCIMKVSLLSTMLGLALFAGGYASNVTIISSKVNELTPNASRGTANGLFNAIQYLGNFIGPVLIGMLWDVSSIATDIPLLCLGMIGIIMAHEEEKNHGNKRSYT